AGTGGAAGAAGCGTCAGTAGGTCTTCACGTACTTCTTCCGGCTTGCCTCCGAGTATGCCGTCATCTAGGTACCAAACGTTTAGTGGGGATCGAGGTGTTGAGATTGCTTTCTGGATACCTAGGCTGAAGATAAGGGGGCCAAGCGGATCTCCCTGCTGAGCACCCACCTGAGAGATTATGGGCGACTCACTGAAAAAGAGTTTGGAATTAAATGAATACGCTTGGTACAGAAAGGGGTATAGTGCTGGAACTTTCTCTTTAACTTCCAATAACATAGAATCGCGCTCTAATGAGTTAAAGGCGTTTTTAATATCAAGCTTGACGATCACGCAGTCTGTATTGCTCGGATTGAGCGTGAAAGTTCTGGTGGCGTGGATGGCTGCCTCGCAACCCAGTTTAGTGGCGAACCCTAGTTGGCGTGGTTGAAGGTAGGAGGCCATTTCATCACGCACAGCACGGCACCCGAGCTTGGCGGTCAAACGGCGAAATACGCTTCCAATAGCGATTGGCCTTATGCCTCCATCCTTTTTCGATAGAGCGCATAATGATGCTCCGTAGATGTATGGGCAGACTGCGGGGTTCAGCTGGCCGCTAAGGAGAAAGTTACAAAGTTTTGTTAAGCACTCTAGTAAACGTGACCCGTTGTCGCTGGTAGAACCTGAAGTGAGCTCCTTCAGGTGTAAGGGGCGGATACCATCTAAGCCCGCAGCAGAACTGTTGTTGAAGGAGCTAAGTGCCTGCGCGACTTCATCTGGCTTGGCAGAAAGGGCGGGGCAAGACCTGTCCGGTTCGGGTGGAAAAAGGAGCGGCCGTGAAGGGGCTGGATGTTTCAGTACTAAACTAGCGAGAGTTTCAGGATTGGAAGGTGCCACTCTATCGTCCGACATGAGAATTCGAACCGCACCCTTCAGATCGCCCTCGTAAACTTTGGATTCAATTGTTCTTAAAACCGAGGGCGGTCTCAGGGCCGCTGCGTCGGCTTCGACAAAGAGTGAATCGATCGCCCCAGAAGATTCTATGTTCCTCTTAACTATGGTGGTTAGGCTGCAGGCGCCGTTTTTTTCCGGTGCCTTTAAAGCGGTGTAGGCAAACGATAGCAGTGAAAACCAGTCTGCCGTACTATTGCTATGTAAACATTTATCTATAGTATCAGATAGTTTACCAGCCGCCAAGTTGCGGGCTCCCTTAGGGATGTGGCGCAAAACTCGCACAGATTGTTTGAGTATTGCGAGGTCGTCCAGGTCTACACTATTAGTGTTATTAGGGGGCACTTGCCGCTGTATAGTGGGCGTGAGGCTAGGGGCGATcgtttgtgttttgtgtttgaGTCCTGTATGAACTTTCAACCCATGAGGACAGAAGGTGCGCGAGGAGTTAGGGCAGTGAGGGCACTGCGAATGGGAAGTAGACGTAGCCTGCATTGGAAAAACTAAATAGCAATGAGTTAAAAGGTAAACTTAAGTATAAGAAGTACAAAGTTTTAAACTAAATAGGAAACTAAATAACTATGAACTAGTGAATTAGCAAACAGAAACGTTAGAAAAGGATATTCGAAACATTTTCCccaaaaataaataggtacaaacgAGGGCTACCTATAGAAAAAGGGAacactaataggtacctaaatataaagAACTTAAAAGTGGTTAAAACAGATTTTACAGTCTTAAATCCGCGGATTGTTTCACAGGAGCGAAATAGGTACCTCCGGACGCAGCCGTTTATTTGTAGCAATGCCGTATCTGCCTGTACTTGAACTGGAGAACTTACAGTGCGCTATGTCCCCTAAGTAGGTATACGCACAAGGTAGATTCGGAGCCACGGGGGCGTGTAATAACAAAGAACACAATAAAAATCACTGGTAAACGAAAATTTGTGCATTCGCAGTTGTTGATATTTTTAACTGACATTCTTGATATGTCATACAAGCCATGTAGCGGCGCTCTGTTTAGGCTTTGGTTTAGGCTAGGCCTGCTGCCTGCGGCCTCCGCGGAGAAATACCATCCGCTAAGCGATGACTATAAATTGGCTTATTTGTTGTATCGACGAATTTGTAGATattagttaaattaaatatttttgtggaAGAAACTGATTTTAGTGACGTGTTTACCGGTTGCCAAGGAGATCACAAAAAAATGCAAATGATCACCTGGTTTAcgttttaaaaagttaaatattcgCTTCTTGTCCCTCGTGCTTGGAATGTGACACCTACTGTAGATGGCGTACAGTTAGCTGCTGAGATAAATGTCACTCgtgcatagaaatttgtttgcaggGGGGTCAACTATTTCTGCAGCTGACTGAACATTATGCGGTAACGACATTTAACAATTCAGTTATCATatacggattgtcaaagtaaattatgtagccactgtaaattatACCGCGATCTTTCGACATaagataaaactgttagaacgccatttgactttgatccttaggtattctttcactgatatgtgttaacttattaaatattaatattaacgccatctactcgactataggccaaaggctACAAACaacaatcttttcgagcgatggcgccataacctttagCCTACTCTCGACATTTCATATTATCTTTGATATAACGTATAACGCCTTACATcgccatctacttcagctgtTAAACTCGgagccaataatatttttttcttagacaTCTCTACTACAATCAATAGCTTGCTCTATACCTTAATTAACGATGGTTTGgttaatggttttttttttcagcaaaCTATATCAAGCCCTACAAGTTGACCTGCGCTCCTGGCCAGGTCTACAAAGAGTGCCAGCCCTGCGAGAAGACCTGCTCCAACCCCAACCCCATCTGCCCTGCCCAGTGTAACCGAGGGTGCTTCTGTGAAGACGGACTGGTGAAGAGCCCCAACGGACAGTGTGTGAAGATGGAAGACTGCCCGAAAGGTCGGTATTGGGGGTTCAAATACGGGCTAGATAATACAGTAACTAAATAGTAAACAATGTATATAACAATAACACACAACAATATGTATAGTATGAGGGGCGTGCGGTAAAACCCGATAAGTCGTGCAAATGGGTTTTTGAAATTAGACTATATGTGACATACATAGAGGTCTTATTTAAGTGACAAAATATCTAGACTTATCGGGTTTGAGCGCCCATCCATCTTATGAGTAACAATATTTTCCCCTTCGGAATAAAAAAAGAAAGTGTATACTATGTACTGTTAAACTAAACCTACCCttaacttaaatactaaaaatggGCATTATCCTCACCCCCAATATCGGAaattttaagtatgttttaaagaGATCTGTACCAATTTTCTAGACTACAGAAAAGATTTCTTGTAGTGGATGATAATAAGCTAATTTTCCCCTACTACATGTTCTATAATTAACTTATAATCTGCCTGCTTAGGTATATGTACACCTTTTTAAATGTACCCTGAATGTGATTGCACTGGTAGTAATAGTCTGTTACTATGTTCAACAAATGATCAGAGTTCTGAAAGCACTTCGCTGGCTCAATATTACAAAGTTCTATGTATTGAATCTTGAAgcttttatttcataatacagatgcatacaaacttaatatacatacctataaataaaacatGTTATTACTTaagttaagttttaagttaagatAAGTAGTTGAAATtcaacttaatgtcactatgacaatgttctaatttcaattcgataaaagtgaaacatagaaccctgtaatattgggccagcgacttGTATGATGCTCCattactgtttctcttgccccAGACGAAAAAAATCCTCTTACCCTACAATCttataagtttgttttaatttcttTCAGACTTTGACACTTTCTATGTTTCTGCACAGTTTGGTAGACTTAAAGATACAGTCAGctacaaaaatatgtatataatatataggagTAAATAATATCTCGATAAATACTACCCTTACATAAGAAACAGATATGTCAAGATTCAAGTGTTTAAATGGCTCAGATATttaggtatatacctatatgCAGCTGATTGTATAATATTTATAGCAGTACTGATTTAATGTGATATTAattaattgttaattgaaatatatattCCACAAAGAATTTCTTGTTTCCCTCACTTACCTAAACTTAGTAATAAATCTTCTGCAACTCTAGAAAGGTTTGTAGAGCAgatttttccttatttttccTTAAATTAGCAATAGTAATATCTATTTCAGAGGAATAAACATTGTAAGTATTTTCGTTGTCAATTGTAATCCATAGAAGTTGGTCTTTCTTTGGGCTACCTTAACCTAGATAACTAAACATTTTCCTCGCAGATTTTAGTTAAACTTGCctaattcaaataaaaattataccaTTGTCCTTCATGACATGTCTAACCTACGGCTGTGAAACTTGGTCCCTTTCTATAAAACAAAGAGACAAACTTGCGAAGTGCCAGAGAGCTATGGAGAGGAGTATGTTGGGGGTTAAATTAAAGGATAAATGTCGCAGTGCcgacataagaaaaaaaaacaaagttagAGACATCCTCACCCACATAGACTTGCAGAAATGGAGGTGGGCAGGCCACACTGTAACACTAAGGTGTAAGATCGAAAAATGGAGCCAAAGAATCCTTATGTGACACCCAAGAGACGGGTCAAGATCTAAAGGCCCACAACTCAAACGATGGGAGGATGAAATAATAACTACTGTAGGATCAttagaagtatttgaacaaattaaattatttaactgAGCGACTCGGCCAcctcaggcacctgccgcgatagcagaggacgctggttcgattccagcctggggcactggaggccttggtcactttttcttagtatatgacatttatttcagtttataatttattaagtagtgtttctactagagatgcaccggatattcggttactaaccggtatccggcctatccggtcataattttaatatccggctggataccggatagtgacctactatccggccggataccggatagtaaaattgcttgatttcggagtaaacaaaattggatttaagaaacagtcacgctCATAATCttactcattattattttaaaacaatttaaacattccactcacttgcacgcgcactcatttcgaacctagaaatgagtccatgcgaacgttcactacgaaacaagTCAAAACCTACACAATGCCCActtgaaaaaccgaaatgtaggtatagttccgccggcggaatattcggcggccggataccggatatacGGCCGATgggcaggccgaatatccggtatccggtatccggccaaacaactatccattgcatctctagtttctacttgataaaaacaaattaaaatatttttctgaaatataatttaatttgttcaaatacttctaatagtattgattggcagcgccatctctctcgctaactCGGTATCACATGATATCCAGTTAGAAGGTCCGAACCATGCTGTTCAACCATGCAACCTtagggatggccagggggcgccataagccttcagtaagaagtgcatatacttggaaaaattcgacctatgccgctgtggcccggtggccgagtggctcaGACAACTGctgcgatagcagaggacgctggttcgattccagcctggggcactggaggccttggtcactttttcttagtatatgacatttatttcagtttattactGTAGGACCATTCTGGACAAGAGAAAATACCGGCAGAGGAAATACTGGAAagagttggaggaggcctttgccaacaGGCACACTGAACTACGAGACTTCATTTAAAAATCACTCCAAGCAAACAGTTCAAAGTTCAGAAGAAGAggctatacaaatacaaatacaaataccaTTGTCACATATAAAACCCAGACATTAAAAAGAGTATAAAAATAATCGACGTAAGCCACACTATGAAAAATATGCCAAAGGCAACCAGGTGAAACGTCTGCGGAGAAAAGCTGGCAGAAGCAGTAAGAAAACCCAGATATTTCTGAATTAGCAAAAAGCAATAAATCAACTACTTCTCCTGAAAATGCAGTACAAGTAGGGAATGCTCCCAGTACAGAATGTGCATGGCGAGAACCGGAAATCTGGTTCTGGAACTGAATTTGTTTAGGAAACCAGTACTGGGAGCACAACCTAGGTACAAGAATGTATATGGGTTCAAAATTAAACAAGAACCTTTTATCAATGTAGACAATTCTACTGTAACTGTAAGTCTGTTTAACAGAGACCTCATTTGAAACTTAGATTATTAACAGAGGCCCTACCGTGAAAAAAGCCATTAGGcttgtgacaaccctaatcccaTGTGCCCGGCGCAGTGCTCTAGAGGATGCTTCTGTAAGGGAGACTTGGTGCGGGACAGAGATGGCAGCTGTGTGGCGTATGAGAAATGCTCCAAGCTTAAGAATGAGACGTGTAAGTAGTTAAACTTGTGACATCCCTAACCCCATGTGCCCCGCGCAGTGCTCTAGAGGATGCTTCTGTAAGGGAGACTTGGTGAGGGGCAGAGATGGCAGCTGTGTGGCATATGAGAACTGCTCCAAGCTTAAGAATGAGACGTGTAAGTAACTAGGcttgtgacaaccctaatcccaTATGCCCGGCGCAGTGTTCTAGAGGATGCTTCTGTAAGGGAGACTTGGTGAGGGACAGAGATGGCAGCTGTGTGACGTATGAGAAATGCTCCAAGCTTAAGAATGAGACGTGTAAGTAACTAGGcttgtgacaaccctaatcccaTATGCCCGGCGCAGTGTTCTAGAGGATGCTTCTGTAAGGGAGACTTGGTGAGGGACAGAGATGGCAGCTGTGGGGCATATGAGAAATGCTCCAAGCTTAAGAATGAGACGTGTAAGTAACTAGGcttgtgacaaccctaatcccaTATGCCCGGCGCAGTATTCTAGAGGATGCTTCTGTAAGGGAGACTTGGTGAGGGACAGAGATGGCAGCTGTGTGGCGTATGAGAAATGCTCCAAGCTTAAGAATGAGACGTGTAAGTAACTAGGcttgtgacaaccctaatcccaTGTGCCCGGCGCAGTGCTCTAGAGGATGCTTCTGTAAGGGAGACTTGGTGAGGGACAGAGATGGCAGCTGTGGGGCATATGAGAAATGCTCCAAGCTTAAGAATGAGACGTGTAAGTAACTAGGcttgtgacaaccctaatcccaTATGCCCGGCGCAGTATTCTAGAGGATGCTTCTGTAAGGGAGACTTGGTGAGGGACAGAGATGGCAGCTGTGTGGCGTATGAGAAATGCTCCAAGCTTAAGAATGAGACGTGTAAGTAACTAGGcttgtgacaaccctaatcccaTGTGCCCGGCGCAGTGCTCTAGAGGATGCTTCTGTAAGGGAGACTCAACTcaaactcaaactcaaaatatactttattcatgtaggcctagcaacaagctcttatgaatcgtaattaatcttaatctaattatcagagcaatttattgatgttaatattattctataataacattggattattatacagatcaaatttaacactaagaatttcacaaaaggatcgtcaaacataaaaaaaattataaaaatactagtctagaatttctagaataaaatctaaatgtcaaaaataacataacaaaagaagtacctacatacatcggaatatccatttcctcatcaataatcaaatatacctaataaataaataatcatttcgaataacaattaatcccacgttgtattcATGTAGTcctgtgtggtataataagctttagaaatgattttacgctttacataattcttaaatttactTGCTTACTGACTCGGTGTGGGACAGAGATGGCAGCTGTGTGGCGTATGAGAAATGCTCCAAGTTTAAGAATGAGACGTGTAAGTAACAAAACTTGTGACAACCCTAACCCCATGTGCCCCGCGCAGTGCTCTAGAGGATGCTTCTGTAAGGGAGACTTGGTGAGGGACAGAGATGGCAGCTGTGTGGCGTATGATAAATGCTCCAAGCTTAAGAATGAGACGTGTAAGTAACTAGGcttgtgacaaccctaatcccaTATGCCCGGCGCAGTGCTCTAGAGGATGCTTCTGTAAGGGAGACTTGGTGAGGGACAGAGATGGCAGCTGTGTGGCGTATGATAAATGCTCCAAGCTTAAGAATGAGACGTGTAAGTAACTAGGcttgtgacaaccctaatcccaTATGCCCGGCGCAGTGCTCTAGAGGATGCTTCTGTAAGGGAGACTTGGTGAGGGACAGAGATGGCAGCTGTGTGGCGTATGATAAATGCTCCAAGCTTAAGAATGAGACGTGTAAGTAAATAGGcttgtgacaaccctaatcccaTATGCCCGGCGCAGTGCTCTAGAGGATGCTTCTGTAAGGGAGACTTGGTGAGGGACAGAGATGGCAGCTGTGTGGCGTATGATAAATGCTCCAAGCTTAAGAATGAGACGTGTAAGTAACTAGGcttgtgacaaccctaatcccaTATGCCCGGTGCAGTGCTCTAGAGGATGCTTCTGTAAGGGAGACTTGGTGAGGGACAGAGATGGCAGCTGTGTGGTGTATGAGAAATGCTCCAAGTTTAAGAATGAGACGTGTAAGTAAAAAAActtgtgacaaccctaatcccaTGTGTCCGGCGCAGTGTTCTAGAGCAGGGGTCTCCGAAtcccggcccgcgacgcgttggggttcagccctaacagcagcaaccagacgaCGTTGGCCCGCGCgaagtttctgaggcgcaatatggtgCGGCGCATGAGAAGTGTGCCAAGTTTTGAGAGACAATGAGACGTGTAACTAGACCTGGGTCCCGTTTTAAAAAGTTACAAATTCGCTTCTTGTCCCTCGTGCTTTGAATGTGACACCTACTGTAGATGGCGCACAGTTAGCTGCAGAGATAAATGTCACACgtgcatagaaatttgtttgcaggGGGGTCAACTATTTCttcagctgactgtacattatgCGGTAACGTCATTTAACAATTCAGTTATCATATAACGTATAACGCCTTACAGCGACATCTACTTCAGCTGTTAAACTCGGAGGCAATATTTTTTCTTAGACATCTCTACTACAATCAATAGCTATTTGCTCTATACCAGTGGTTCCCAAAGTTAACACGGCTCCGACCCACACAACTGAAACTGGCCCCGGTCTTAAAAATGGAGCATAAAATATTATTGGAGTTCAGATGCCCTAGTAGCTTCAGAGCTCACTAAATATTCGCTCGCGACCCATGGAAAATTGGGAAATGCTGCTCTATAATTAACGACATGGCCTTTTTCAGCAAACTATATCAAGCCCTACGAGTTGACCTGCGCTCCTGGCCAGGTCTACAAAGAGTGCCAGCCCTGCGAGAAGACCTGCTCCAACCCCAACCCCATCTGCCCCGCCCAGTGTAACCGAGGGTGCTTCTGTGAAGACGGACTGGTGAAGAGCCCCAACGGACAGTGTGTGAAGATGGAAGACTGCCCGAAAGGTCGGTATTGGGGGTTCAAATACGGGCTAGATAATACAGTAACTAAATAGTAAACAATGTATATAACAACAACACACAACAATATGTATAGTATGAGGGGCGTGTTGAAATTAGACTATATGTGACATCCATAGAGTTCTTATTTAAGTGACAAAATATCTAGACTTATCGGGTTTGAGCGCCCATCCATCTTATGAGTAACAATATTTTCCCGTTCGGAATAAAAAAAGAAAGTCTATACTATGTACTGTTAAACTAAACCTACCCttaacttaaatactaaaaaagggCATTATCCTCACCCCCAATATCGGAaattttaagtatgttttaaagaGATCTGTACCAATTTTCTAGACTACAGAAAAGATTTCTTGTAGTGGATGATAATAAGCTAATTTTCCCCTACTACATGTTCTATAATCTGCCTGCTTATATGTACACCTTtttaaatgtacagtcgccatcagatatatcggagcggccaaggtgttcataatatctgaacacgcgccctaacgccttgacaatagaggcgtgttcagatatttgtgagcgccttggccgttctgatatatctgatggcgactgtactctGAATGTGATTGCACTGGAAGTAATAAATAGTCTCTTACTATATTCAACAAATGATCAGATATCTAAAAAAAGCACTTCGCTGGCTCAATATTACAAAGTTCTATGTATTTAATCTTGAAGCTATTATTTCATAAGACAGATGCATACAAATTtaacatacatacctataaatgaaacatagtaaattttgtagtcacagtaaatttactgccatctatcgacacacgactaaaactcaaaatgaaaacatataaaattatcaaaaaaatgtatattatttggataaatgattttattatttttatatcattttgacccatgttcattccagatatctatgtgttaaaattgttaaatatgaaacggtgtcgacacgccatctagccgagcataggctaaaggtgtgtgcgccatctatccgagaatgactttttctttaggcacgttttttccttagactttattcatcttttgATAGTAcgctgtaatattgggccagcgacttGTATTATGATGTCattactgtttctcttgccccAGACAAAAAAATCCTCGTACCCTACAATCTTATAAGTTAGTATTAATTTCTTTCAGACTTTGACACTTTCTATGTTTCTGCACAGTATGGTAGACTTAAAGAAACAGTCAGctgcaaaaatatatatatataatataggaGTAAATAATATCTCGATAAATACTACCAGAAACAGATATGTCAAGATTCAAGTGTTTAAATGGCTCagatatttatatacctatatgcagctgactgtataatatttatagcAGTACTGATTTAATGTGatattaatttattgttaattgaaatatatatttcacAAAGAATTTCTTGTTTCCCTCACTTACCTAAACTTAGTAATAAATCTTCTGTGCAACTCTAGAAAGGTTTGTAGAGCAgatttttccttatttttccTTCCTTATTTTTGCTTAAATTAGCAATAGTAATATCTATTTCAGAGGAACAAACATTGTAAGTATTTTCGTTGTCAATTGTAATCCATAGAACTTGGTGTTTCTTTGGGCTGTGTTCTTGTGACTTAGATAACTAAACATTTTCCTCACAGATTTTaagaaattaaatttaaattaagttcAACTTACCTAATTCAAATAAAACCATGCCATTGACACATAGAAAACCCAGACATTAGAAAGAGTCTTTAGACGACAATGGTTTctatcacttgaatttttagtcacTATTGgtgacatgtttcgggcccgtcagGGGTCCTTCTTCAGGCTCAGGTGCTCTCAGTGGCTGCAAgcgagtgaaaccgttgtcatctaaacagtttaaaatatgtctcacaaaagtttaattttaattagaaaGAGTACAAAAAGAATCAACGTAAACCACACTGACCAAATGTGCCAAGGGCAACCAGATGAAACGTCTGCGGAGAAAAGCTGGCAGAAGCAGTAAGAAAACCCAGATATTTCTGAATTAGCGAAAAGCAATAAATCAACTACTTCTCCTGAAAATGCAGTACAAGTAGGGAATGCTCCCAGTACAGAATGTGCATGGCGAGAACCGGAAATCTGGTTCTGGAACTGAATTTGTTTAGGAAACCAGTACTGGGAGCACAACCTAGGTACAAGAATGTATATCAATGTAGATAATTCTACTGTAGTTTACTGTAGTCTGTTTATCACAGATCTCATTTGAAACATAGACTATTTACAGAGGCCTACTGTAAAAAACAAAATTCCAAATTCTGTTTTGCTATGCAAGATGGAGATAGGATATACTCATAgatatttagttattttttgcattacggaCACAGACACGTAAACACACTAAGGTTTTCAAGTTCTTTTATCTATTAATAGAGGTGTTATCCATCTGAGTTTTCCGTGATTAGTTTGATAAAATCCGGGCTGGGTTTTGTACTGTTAAAATTCAGTTGTATTCAATGAAAATGTACAAAAAGTATAGCTTTTAAttcaagtttttatttttttccatttaAGAAAATAACAAACACTTTAACATCCATTACTGTAGTATTTACAATTTGCTCTTtcagggccgatacagacggactgcaacctgactgcaatttgtatgggaactgcacaccAACTGCAACATCggtgtgcagttcccatacaagttgcagtcaggTCGCAGTCCGTCTGTTCCAACCCTTAGTGTTCTAGTAATGTGGTTACACTACCCATTCCACTTACCATTAAGTTCATTTCTTGAGGagtattaagtaggtaaataaaaatgtGCCATTGAGTAGTAATTATTGTGGTATATttacaattcaattcaatttagtAGCTTCTTCAACTAGGGTGAGAAAAGTCCCGCATTTGACATAGCAGCAGTTTCCTTCTGCGACATAGGCACCAGCATGAGCCCAGGAACTGCCGGTTGCATCTCCAAATCTCTCAAATTGTTCACCTTCACTTTCAATTCACTTCGCAGTTTATTAATATCAATATTCAGCTGCTTCTGATCTGCTTCTAGAAGTTCCTTGGTAGTTTTATCGTTGTATTTGATAAGCACTGATCCGACGGTGATCCAATGTTTATTTTGTGATGACTTCGATAGCTCCCGCAGCGCCTCTCGGTTTTGATTTCTTCGCTTATCTAATAATACTATCTCTCTTCGGTCACTCAATATTTCCTCTGCTAGTTTTTCCACACTTTCCAAGTACTTGAACAGTTTTTCTTGATCATTCATATTCAAAACCAAATATTGACagtaattttagtttatttttagtgAACCTAACCTAAAACAAGGTACTGCGTACTGCCAAACTGACAGTGACAGTGACAGCTCacagtttttttaatgtgttgCTTGACCATGGATGCAGAGTTATTCTGCCAAATAGCATATTATGATAATGGAGTCCGTctaactatagatggtcaagcaaatcatgtcagtaaataaaggcgcgaaattcaatttttctatgagacgatatcccttcgcgcctacatttttcaaatttgccgcctttttctactgacaagatctgcatGACTtataagctaactttgcaccgatttgaatatacataatataacaaAATGAGGCAGTGTCATTATTAtgaacgttatattttaataaaaaactgatattaatgatgacattgccactCTTTGCCATTGTAAATGCCATGCCATGCAGAGTTATTCTTGCTCCGACTTATACCACAATCAAACCATAATTAAGGCGAAAATTGCAGGGGCCGTAATTTTTTGCTACGCTGGCGCTGAATACCGCATATTAAGGCCCCTGTACTTAATGGGCCAGCGTAGGCCAGTCTgcgggacgcatttatgcgttagagggagcaagtgatattgctatctcattctaccgcatggctgcgtcccttggactggccggcgctggcccattgtgtacaggggcctttacacATCTTTGTCTCCGCAGCTTAGcataaaagccgtaacagacaggcgtactgGACCGCGACTTTGAACCGGTCAGCAATGTCAGCATTTaactttctcgctctcacttatagctgcgttctTAACCGACGTACGGGTGACCACGTTACATACGATCGAACGTGCGCCGgagcgcaccaaggtcgcggtccggtatAGCCGTCTGTAACGGCTTTTACATTTCCCTACAGCCGAGGTGTCGTTCGGAAACGATCCCGCCATCGAAGACTGCGCTCCGGACGAGGAGTTCCTGGCTTGCGGCTGGTGCGAGCCGAGCTGCTGGGCGCGCTCCCCCGTTTGTCCAGGCGTGTGCACG
This genomic interval from Cydia splendana chromosome 15, ilCydSple1.2, whole genome shotgun sequence contains the following:
- the LOC134797781 gene encoding p53 and DNA damage-regulated protein 1, with the protein product MNDQEKLFKYLESVEKLAEEILSDRREIVLLDKRRNQNREALRELSKSSQNKHWITVGSVLIKYNDKTTKELLEADQKQLNIDINKLRSELKVKVNNLRDLEMQPAVPGLMLVPMSQKETAAMSNAGLFSP